The proteins below come from a single Paracoccus sp. SCSIO 75233 genomic window:
- the atpA gene encoding F0F1 ATP synthase subunit alpha — protein sequence MGIQAAEISAILKDQIKNFGQDAEVAEVGQVLSVGDGIARVYGLDKVQAGEMVEFPGGIRGMVLNLETDNVGVVIFGDDRDIKEGDTVKRTNSIVEVPTGKGLLGRVVDALGNPIDGKGPIDNPTMAVADVKAPGIMPRKSVHEPMATGLKAIDAMIPVGRGQRELIIGDRQTGKTAVALDAMLNQKNYNGREADGVKTLHCIYVAVGQKRSTVAQLVQKLEETGAMEYSIVVAATASDPAPMQYLAPYSATAMGEYFRDNGMDALIIYDDLSKQAVAYRQMSLLLRRPPGREAYPGDVFYLHSRLLERSAKLNENYGGGSLTALPIIETQAGDVSAYIPTNVISITDGQIFLETDLFFQGIRPAVNTGLSVSRVGSSAQTKAMKSVAGPVKLELAQYREMAAFAQFGSDLDAATQKLLNRGARLTELMKQPQYQPLTNAEIVIVIYAGTHGYVDDIPVGDVVAWEQGLIQYLRNQKADLLDDITTNDRKVAGDLEDAIKAALDAYNNTRA from the coding sequence ATGGGAATCCAGGCTGCCGAAATTTCGGCGATCCTCAAGGATCAGATCAAGAACTTCGGTCAGGATGCCGAAGTGGCCGAAGTGGGCCAGGTGCTGTCGGTCGGTGACGGGATTGCCCGCGTCTACGGTCTCGACAAGGTGCAGGCCGGCGAGATGGTCGAATTCCCCGGCGGTATCCGCGGGATGGTGCTGAACCTCGAAACCGACAACGTCGGTGTGGTTATCTTCGGTGACGACCGCGACATCAAGGAAGGCGACACCGTCAAGCGCACGAACTCCATCGTGGAAGTGCCGACCGGCAAGGGCCTGCTGGGTCGCGTCGTGGACGCGCTTGGCAATCCGATTGACGGCAAGGGCCCGATCGACAATCCGACGATGGCCGTGGCCGACGTCAAAGCGCCGGGCATCATGCCGCGGAAATCGGTGCATGAGCCGATGGCGACCGGGCTGAAAGCCATCGACGCCATGATCCCGGTTGGCCGTGGCCAGCGGGAACTGATCATCGGCGACCGTCAGACCGGCAAGACCGCCGTGGCTCTGGACGCGATGCTGAACCAGAAGAACTATAATGGCCGCGAGGCGGATGGCGTGAAAACGCTGCACTGCATTTATGTCGCCGTCGGTCAGAAGCGTTCGACCGTGGCCCAGCTGGTGCAGAAGCTGGAAGAGACCGGCGCGATGGAATACTCCATCGTTGTCGCCGCGACCGCGTCTGACCCGGCACCGATGCAGTATCTCGCCCCGTACTCCGCCACCGCTATGGGCGAGTATTTCCGCGACAATGGCATGGACGCGCTGATCATCTATGACGATCTGTCCAAACAGGCCGTCGCCTATCGTCAGATGTCGCTGCTGCTGCGCCGTCCGCCGGGACGTGAAGCCTATCCGGGTGACGTTTTCTATCTGCACTCCCGCCTGCTGGAGCGTTCGGCGAAGCTGAACGAGAACTATGGCGGCGGCTCGCTGACCGCGCTGCCGATCATCGAAACTCAGGCGGGTGACGTGTCGGCCTATATCCCGACCAACGTGATCTCGATCACCGACGGCCAGATCTTCCTCGAAACCGATCTGTTCTTCCAGGGTATCCGCCCGGCCGTGAACACTGGTCTGTCGGTGTCGCGTGTGGGTTCGTCGGCCCAGACCAAGGCGATGAAATCGGTCGCCGGTCCGGTCAAGCTGGAACTGGCGCAGTATCGCGAAATGGCGGCCTTCGCGCAGTTCGGCTCCGACCTCGATGCCGCGACTCAGAAGCTGCTGAACCGCGGCGCGCGCCTGACGGAGCTGATGAAGCAGCCGCAATACCAGCCGCTGACGAACGCCGAGATCGTGATCGTCATCTATGCCGGTACGCACGGCTATGTTGACGACATCCCGGTTGGCGACGTCGTGGCCTGGGAGCAGGGTCTGATCCAGTATCTGCGCAACCAGAAGGCCGATCTTCTGGACGATATCACCACCAATGACCGCAAGGTCGCCGGTGATCTGGAAGACGCGATCAAGGCTGCTCTGGACGCTTACAACAACACCCGCGCCTGA
- a CDS encoding F0F1 ATP synthase subunit delta, giving the protein MTVANSASISASIAGRYAQALFDIVKESGGVDQLASQIDDLGAALDESDALRDLIASPIYSRDQQGKGIAALAEKMGLSGPLANTLKLMAQNRRLFTLPQFVGQLRALIADERGEVTADVVSATELSDEQKKRLTDTLAEKSGKTVKLNARVDDSLIGGMIVKLGSQMIDSSIKSKLASLQNAMKEVG; this is encoded by the coding sequence ATGACCGTGGCAAACTCCGCTTCGATTTCCGCCTCGATCGCCGGGCGCTATGCGCAGGCATTGTTCGACATCGTCAAGGAATCGGGGGGGGTCGACCAGCTTGCGTCGCAAATCGACGATCTCGGTGCCGCACTGGACGAAAGCGATGCTCTGCGCGATCTGATTGCCTCGCCGATCTACAGCCGTGATCAGCAGGGCAAGGGCATCGCCGCCCTTGCCGAGAAGATGGGCCTTTCGGGTCCGCTGGCGAATACGCTGAAACTGATGGCGCAGAACCGCCGTCTGTTCACCTTGCCGCAATTCGTCGGCCAGCTTCGCGCGCTGATCGCTGACGAACGGGGTGAGGTGACGGCGGATGTGGTGTCCGCAACCGAACTGAGCGACGAACAGAAAAAGCGTCTGACCGACACGCTGGCCGAGAAATCGGGCAAGACGGTTAAACTCAATGCACGCGTCGATGACAGCCTTATCGGCGGCATGATTGTCAAGCTGGGCTCGCAGATGATCGACAGTTCGATCAAATCCAAGCTCGCTTCCCTTCAGAATGCTATGAAAGAGGTCGGATAA
- a CDS encoding methyltransferase domain-containing protein, which produces MHHDVIALRRFYYNRSLGRVAQRILRDRLIATWPPGKATGMNVVGYGFAVPMLRPYLAHARRVIGLMPGPQGVMAWPAGAANHSVLCDETAWPVDTGSVDRLVLLHGLEASDHPSALLAEAWRALGPGGRMLVMVPNRAGLWARTDDTPFGFGRSYTAGQLERQAEEAGFVTERSGAAIYIPPSDRRFWLRSAMWWEKIGMRISSVLVAGVTWAEFSKQAHAPVEPGSRVSVPSPLDVLEGIARPRPARGPTPERAREGLRRNILTD; this is translated from the coding sequence ATGCATCACGACGTTATCGCCCTGCGACGTTTCTACTATAACCGCTCCCTCGGTCGGGTGGCGCAGAGGATCCTGCGTGACCGGCTGATTGCGACATGGCCGCCGGGGAAGGCGACGGGAATGAATGTGGTCGGATATGGTTTCGCCGTGCCGATGCTGCGGCCATACCTCGCCCACGCCCGCAGGGTGATCGGGCTGATGCCGGGGCCGCAAGGGGTGATGGCATGGCCCGCAGGGGCCGCCAATCACAGCGTGCTTTGCGATGAAACGGCATGGCCGGTCGATACCGGCAGTGTCGACAGGCTAGTGCTTCTTCATGGGTTGGAGGCATCCGATCACCCATCTGCCTTGCTGGCAGAGGCGTGGCGCGCGCTTGGTCCCGGGGGGCGGATGCTGGTCATGGTGCCGAACCGGGCGGGGCTTTGGGCGCGAACGGATGACACGCCGTTCGGATTTGGCCGCAGCTATACCGCGGGTCAGCTTGAACGGCAGGCGGAGGAGGCGGGCTTCGTCACGGAACGCTCCGGGGCTGCGATTTACATTCCGCCCTCCGATCGGCGCTTCTGGCTGCGCAGCGCGATGTGGTGGGAAAAGATCGGCATGCGGATTTCGTCCGTGCTGGTTGCTGGCGTGACATGGGCGGAATTTTCCAAACAGGCCCACGCACCTGTCGAACCGGGCTCGCGTGTCAGCGTGCCAAGCCCGCTTGATGTGCTGGAGGGAATCGCACGGCCCCGGCCCGCGCGTGGCCCGACGCCGGAACGGGCGCGCGAAGGGTTGCGAAGAAATATATTAACCGACTGA
- the gloB gene encoding hydroxyacylglutathione hydrolase has product MSHAEIVTIRCRTDNYAYLLRAHDRTALFDAPEAAPILEALAERGWELDQILLTHHHNDHIAGVAELVAKTGAKVTGAKADAHRLPPLDISVSPGDICEAAGLDAEVIDVSGHTVGHIAFHVAQAEAAFTGDSLMALGCGRLFEGDPAMMWDSLMRLNELPGNTLICSGHDYCAGNGAFALSVDDRNDALRQRIEATASAERPCAPATLDEERATNPFLRAAALAASLGADTPADAFAKLRSMKDHF; this is encoded by the coding sequence ATGTCCCATGCCGAGATCGTCACAATTCGCTGTCGCACAGATAATTACGCCTATCTTCTGCGCGCGCATGATCGGACCGCTTTGTTTGACGCACCCGAAGCAGCCCCGATTCTGGAGGCACTGGCGGAACGGGGCTGGGAACTCGACCAGATCCTGCTGACCCATCATCACAACGATCATATCGCAGGCGTGGCGGAGCTGGTTGCAAAGACCGGCGCAAAGGTGACCGGGGCAAAGGCTGATGCGCATCGCCTGCCCCCGCTCGACATCTCGGTCTCCCCGGGCGACATCTGCGAGGCCGCCGGGCTGGACGCCGAAGTCATCGACGTATCGGGCCACACGGTCGGGCATATCGCCTTTCATGTCGCGCAGGCCGAAGCGGCGTTCACCGGCGACAGCCTGATGGCGCTCGGCTGCGGGCGGCTGTTTGAGGGAGATCCGGCCATGATGTGGGACAGTCTGATGCGGCTGAACGAACTGCCGGGCAATACGCTGATCTGTTCCGGCCATGATTATTGCGCCGGAAACGGTGCCTTTGCCCTGTCTGTCGACGACCGCAACGACGCGCTGCGCCAGCGAATCGAGGCGACCGCAAGCGCCGAACGCCCCTGTGCGCCGGCCACGCTGGATGAGGAACGCGCAACCAACCCATTCCTGCGCGCCGCGGCACTTGCAGCCTCGCTCGGCGCGGACACGCCCGCCGATGCCTTCGCGAAACTTCGCAGCATGAAAGACCATTTCTGA